A region of Thermococcus piezophilus DNA encodes the following proteins:
- a CDS encoding RsmB/NOP family class I SAM-dependent RNA methyltransferase gives MELFYRVSFQEVVADALMLVEERELSSKHALERVFKKVAGKDREKARGLTHAYVFEIEKWRAKIDFIINSVLKGSSVEDLDLYLANLLRIGTFEIHFRKVPPAVATDSIIRVVKERFDFSRAKFVNALMHSIEKFDVEKALKRLKERDRIEWLSVRFSHPRWYVEYAVEILDYDETVRLLLSNNRPQRYYVRANTLTTDVDSLRDYLEENGVKTALTPVPDVLKVLEYRTPVTKLDWYKEGKFVIQDLASAYVAHVLAPEPGERVLDLAAAPGSKTFHAAALMENRGEIVAVDYSYDRLMRMKEKMKLLEIKNVKLVHADGRSFRDKEKFDKIILDTPCSSSGTYRQFPEVKWRFDEKKIKRIINVQRNMLRNAHENLRDGGEMTYSTCSIRVDEDEENVLFAINRVELELIDYPFSWGDRGFLEIGEKVFRAWTHRHDCNSFFIAKLKK, from the coding sequence ATGGAGCTGTTTTACAGGGTGAGCTTTCAGGAAGTGGTGGCGGATGCTTTGATGCTCGTTGAGGAGCGCGAGCTGTCCTCAAAGCACGCCCTTGAGAGAGTCTTTAAGAAGGTTGCCGGTAAAGACCGCGAGAAGGCGAGGGGACTGACCCACGCCTACGTCTTTGAAATCGAGAAGTGGAGGGCGAAGATAGACTTCATAATCAACTCCGTCCTCAAGGGTTCAAGCGTGGAAGATCTGGACCTCTATCTGGCCAACCTTCTGAGGATAGGAACCTTCGAAATCCACTTCAGGAAAGTGCCGCCGGCTGTGGCCACGGACTCGATAATCAGGGTCGTTAAGGAGCGCTTTGATTTCTCCCGTGCCAAGTTCGTCAACGCGCTCATGCACTCGATAGAGAAGTTCGACGTCGAGAAGGCACTTAAGAGACTCAAGGAGAGGGACAGGATAGAATGGCTCTCCGTCCGCTTCTCCCACCCCCGCTGGTACGTCGAGTACGCTGTGGAGATCCTAGACTACGATGAGACGGTGAGGCTTCTCCTCAGCAACAACAGGCCGCAGAGGTACTACGTCAGAGCAAACACCCTTACGACCGACGTGGACTCGCTGAGGGACTACCTTGAGGAGAACGGCGTGAAGACGGCCCTGACCCCCGTTCCGGACGTCCTGAAGGTCCTCGAATACAGAACTCCGGTGACGAAGCTCGACTGGTACAAGGAAGGAAAGTTCGTTATCCAAGATTTAGCCTCAGCTTACGTCGCCCACGTTTTAGCCCCCGAACCCGGCGAGAGAGTTCTTGACCTGGCAGCAGCGCCAGGGAGCAAAACCTTTCACGCGGCGGCGCTGATGGAGAACCGGGGCGAGATAGTGGCGGTTGATTATTCCTACGACAGGCTCATGCGCATGAAGGAGAAAATGAAACTGCTCGAAATCAAAAACGTCAAGCTCGTCCACGCGGACGGCCGGAGCTTCAGGGATAAGGAGAAGTTCGATAAAATAATCCTCGACACCCCTTGTTCAAGCTCGGGAACCTACAGGCAGTTCCCTGAAGTCAAGTGGCGCTTCGACGAGAAGAAGATAAAGCGCATCATAAACGTCCAGAGGAACATGCTGAGGAACGCCCATGAGAACCTGAGAGACGGCGGCGAGATGACGTATTCGACGTGCTCTATAAGGGTTGACGAGGATGAGGAAAATGTTCTCTTCGCGATAAACCGGGTCGAGCTTGAGCTTATCGACTATCCCTTCAGCTGGGGCGATAGGGGCTTCCTTGAAATAGGGGAGAAAGTCTTCAGAGCGTGGACGCACAGGCACGACTGCAACAGCTTCTTCATTGCGAAATTGAAAAAATAA
- a CDS encoding DNA polymerase domain-containing protein: MQALYEVLAEKVRYNGNKREYLVAFNDLRDKIEFMPEEELREWKIGTLNGFRMEPFIEVNEDLAKLLGYYVSEGYAGKQRNQKNGWSYSVKLYNNDQKVLDDMERLASKFFGKVRRGKNYVEMPKKMAYVLFKSLCGTLAENKRVPEVIFTSPENVRWAFLEGYFIGDGDLHPSKRVRLSTKSETLVNGLIILLNSLGISAVKIMFESGVYRVLVNEELSFLGNSKKKNAYYFHVIPKEILEDVFEKRFQKNVSPKKLREKIKRSELNQEKAKRISWLLEGDIVLDRVEEVEVEDYNGYVYDLSVEENENFLAGFGMIYAHNSYYGYYGYPRARWYCKECAESVTAWGREYIEMTIREIEEKYGFKVLYADSVTGDTEIIIRRKGRVEFVRIEDLFERVDYRIGEKEYCTLDGVEALTLDNRGKLVWKKVPHVMRHKTDKKVYRVWLTNSWHLEVTEDHSLIGYINTSKVKPNRPLKERFVEVKPEELGKSVKSLITPRKALAKSVKPNPVAVKFWELVGLLVGDGNWGGSSNWARYYVGLACGNDRDEIAWKVLEPLKEMGVISNYYDKSRKGDLSILSKGLARFMVRYFKDENGEKRIPGFMFNIPREYIEAFLRGLFTADGTVSLRRGVPEIRLTSVNGVLLEDVRKLLWLVGVSNSMFRKSNPNRYNGKVSGTYSKHIRIKDKKAFAERIGFILERKQRKLVENLKESMMKKRVFKYDFDLVQIKKVDEIPHNGYVYDIEVEDTHRFFANGILVHNTDGFYATIPGADAETVKKKAKEFLKYINAKLPGLLELEYEGFYKRGFFVTKKKYAVIDEEGKIVTRGLEIVRRDWSDIAKETQARVLEALLKDGNVEKAVKIVKEITEKLSKYEIPPEKLVIHEQITRELKDYKATGPHVAIAKRLTARGIKVRPGTIISYIVLKGSGRIGDRAIPFDEFDPAKHKYDADYYIENQVLPAVMRILEAFGYRKEDLRYQKTKQVGLGAWLKPKK; encoded by the coding sequence ATACAGGCGCTCTACGAGGTTCTTGCTGAAAAGGTTAGGTACAACGGCAACAAGAGGGAATACCTGGTTGCCTTTAATGACCTCAGGGATAAGATAGAGTTTATGCCTGAGGAAGAGCTTAGGGAGTGGAAGATTGGAACCCTCAACGGCTTTAGGATGGAGCCTTTCATTGAAGTCAACGAAGACCTTGCAAAGCTTCTCGGTTATTACGTTAGTGAGGGTTATGCAGGAAAGCAGAGGAACCAGAAGAACGGGTGGAGCTATTCGGTCAAGCTTTACAACAATGACCAGAAGGTTCTCGATGACATGGAGAGGCTTGCATCGAAATTCTTCGGAAAGGTGAGACGCGGAAAGAACTACGTGGAGATGCCCAAGAAAATGGCCTACGTGCTCTTCAAGAGCCTATGTGGTACACTGGCGGAGAACAAACGAGTTCCTGAGGTCATATTCACCTCCCCCGAAAACGTGCGCTGGGCCTTTTTAGAGGGGTACTTCATAGGGGACGGCGACCTCCATCCGAGCAAGAGGGTTAGGCTTTCCACAAAAAGCGAGACCTTAGTCAACGGTTTGATAATCCTCCTCAACTCCCTTGGCATCTCGGCCGTTAAGATAATGTTTGAGAGCGGGGTGTACAGAGTTCTAGTTAACGAAGAACTATCGTTCCTTGGCAACAGCAAGAAGAAGAACGCCTATTACTTTCACGTAATTCCAAAGGAGATACTCGAAGACGTCTTCGAAAAGAGGTTTCAGAAAAACGTGAGCCCCAAAAAGCTTAGAGAGAAGATTAAGAGGAGCGAACTTAACCAGGAGAAGGCCAAGAGAATTTCCTGGCTTCTCGAGGGAGACATTGTGCTTGACAGAGTTGAAGAAGTCGAAGTTGAGGACTACAACGGCTACGTCTACGATCTAAGCGTTGAGGAGAATGAAAACTTCCTGGCAGGATTTGGAATGATATACGCTCACAACAGCTATTACGGGTACTACGGCTATCCCAGGGCAAGGTGGTACTGCAAGGAGTGCGCTGAGAGCGTTACCGCCTGGGGCAGGGAATACATTGAGATGACGATAAGGGAAATTGAGGAGAAATATGGCTTTAAAGTGCTGTATGCGGACAGCGTCACCGGGGACACTGAGATAATCATACGGCGGAAGGGGCGTGTTGAGTTCGTCAGAATCGAGGATCTATTTGAAAGGGTTGATTACAGAATAGGTGAGAAAGAGTACTGTACCCTTGATGGAGTTGAAGCCCTGACCCTTGACAACAGGGGGAAACTAGTCTGGAAGAAGGTTCCCCACGTCATGAGGCACAAAACTGATAAGAAGGTTTATCGCGTTTGGCTTACCAATAGCTGGCACTTGGAAGTTACCGAGGACCACTCCCTTATCGGCTACATCAACACCTCCAAGGTAAAGCCGAACAGACCGTTAAAGGAGCGGTTTGTTGAGGTTAAACCGGAAGAACTCGGAAAGTCAGTGAAGTCCCTCATAACGCCGAGAAAGGCCTTAGCCAAGAGCGTAAAACCAAACCCGGTTGCGGTTAAGTTCTGGGAGCTGGTGGGGCTTCTCGTCGGTGATGGCAACTGGGGTGGTTCTTCAAACTGGGCCAGATACTATGTTGGTCTCGCCTGTGGCAACGACCGGGACGAAATAGCCTGGAAAGTCCTCGAACCACTGAAAGAGATGGGAGTAATCTCGAACTACTACGACAAGAGTAGGAAAGGCGACCTCTCGATACTCTCAAAAGGACTGGCGCGGTTCATGGTTAGGTACTTTAAGGATGAGAATGGGGAGAAGAGGATTCCTGGCTTTATGTTCAACATCCCGCGCGAGTACATTGAGGCTTTTCTTAGGGGTCTGTTTACGGCCGACGGAACGGTCAGCCTGAGGCGCGGCGTTCCAGAGATAAGGTTGACCTCCGTCAACGGGGTCCTCTTAGAGGACGTTAGAAAGCTCCTCTGGCTCGTAGGGGTTTCGAACTCGATGTTCAGGAAAAGCAATCCAAACAGGTACAACGGAAAGGTCAGCGGCACATACTCAAAGCATATCCGCATCAAGGACAAGAAGGCCTTCGCCGAGAGGATAGGCTTCATCCTAGAAAGGAAGCAGAGGAAGCTCGTCGAAAATCTCAAGGAATCTATGATGAAAAAGAGGGTCTTCAAGTATGACTTTGACCTCGTGCAGATTAAGAAAGTTGATGAGATACCCCACAATGGCTACGTCTACGACATAGAGGTCGAGGACACCCACAGGTTCTTTGCCAATGGAATACTCGTCCACAACACGGACGGCTTTTATGCGACAATACCAGGAGCGGACGCTGAAACTGTCAAAAAGAAGGCTAAAGAGTTTCTTAAATACATAAACGCCAAGCTGCCCGGCCTCCTGGAGCTTGAGTACGAGGGCTTCTACAAGCGCGGCTTCTTCGTCACCAAAAAGAAGTACGCCGTTATCGACGAGGAGGGCAAGATAGTAACTCGCGGGCTGGAGATAGTCAGGCGTGACTGGAGTGATATAGCTAAAGAAACGCAGGCTAGGGTTCTTGAGGCTCTCCTGAAGGACGGTAATGTCGAGAAGGCCGTTAAGATAGTCAAGGAGATAACCGAAAAGCTGAGCAAGTACGAAATCCCGCCGGAGAAGCTCGTCATCCACGAGCAGATAACGCGCGAGCTGAAGGACTACAAGGCGACTGGCCCGCACGTGGCGATTGCCAAGCGCCTCACCGCGAGGGGAATAAAAGTCCGCCCCGGCACGATAATAAGCTACATCGTGCTTAAAGGCTCTGGAAGGATAGGCGACAGGGCCATACCCTTCGACGAGTTCGACCCAGCAAAGCACAAGTACGACGCTGACTACTACATCGAGAACCAGGTTCTCCCGGCTGTGATGAGGATTTTGGAGGCGTTCGGCTACCGTAAGGAGGACCTGAGGTATCAGAAGACAAAGCAGGTCGGCCTTGGGGCGTGGTTGAAGCCGAAGAAATGA
- a CDS encoding 3'-5' exonuclease produces the protein MILDVDYITEDGKPVIRIFKKEKGEFKIEYDRDFEPYIYALLKDDSAIEEVKKITAKRHNTVVKVKRAEKVKKKFLGRPVEVWKLYFEHPQDVPAIRDEIRKHPAVVDIYEYDIPFAKRYIIDRGLVPMEGNEELKMLAFDIETLYHEGEEFGTGPILMISYADENEARVITWKKIDLPYVDVVSTEKEMIKRFLRVVKEKDPDVLITYNGDNFDFSYLKKRCEKLGISFTLGRDGSEPRIHRMGDRFAVEVKGRIHFDLYPVIRRTINLPTYTLEVVYEAVFGKPKEKVYAEEITLAWESGEGLERVARYSMEDAKATYELGREFFPMEAQLSRLIGQSLWDVSRSSTGNLVEWFLLRTAYERNELVPNKPDDRELARRRNSYAGGYVKEPERGLWENIAYLDFRCHPADTKVIVKGHGLVNISEVREGDYVLGINGWQRVRKVWEYNYKGELININGLRCTPNHKIPVVTKNERQTRIRDSLAKSFLTRKVKGRIITTPMFERISNFESTQVSEDEVLKGELVGILLAEGTLLRKDFDLSRTKRSISHQYRVEITIGSEEKEFLDRIVYIFEKLFGVTPSITRKGGTNAVKIQVAKKRVYLEIEKLMNNVENLHAPSVVRGFFEGDGTVNRVRKSIVISQGTNNGWKLELISKLLNRLGIPYSTYEYQYTENRKRLTRHILEITGRDGLILFQVLAGFISSHKNEMLREAIQSIEMNRLENSSFYELSDFTTKKEYYEGKVYDLTLEGSPYYFANGILTHNSLYPSIIITHNVSPDTLNREGCKEYDVAPKVGHKFCKDVPGFIPSLLGALLDERQKIKRKMKATIDPLEKKLLDYRQRAIKILANSILPDEWVPLLIDGRLKLTRIGDFVDNAMDEGNPLKSNETEVLEVWGINAISFNRKTKISEVRPVRALIRHRYRGKVYRIKFSSGRKIKVTEGHSLFTVKNGELVEVTGGKVKPGDFISVPRMINLPERHERINLADVLLNLPEEETADVVLTIPTRGRKNFFRGMLRTLRWIFEGEKRPRTARRYLEHLQKLGYVRLKKSATKFLMRKL, from the coding sequence ATGATCCTTGATGTCGATTACATCACAGAGGACGGAAAGCCTGTCATCAGGATCTTTAAGAAGGAGAAGGGTGAGTTCAAGATTGAATACGACAGAGACTTCGAGCCTTACATCTATGCACTCCTCAAGGACGATTCTGCCATCGAAGAAGTGAAGAAGATAACGGCGAAGAGACATAACACCGTCGTCAAGGTCAAGCGTGCCGAGAAGGTGAAGAAGAAGTTCCTCGGCCGACCTGTTGAGGTATGGAAGCTCTACTTCGAGCACCCGCAGGATGTCCCGGCCATAAGGGATGAGATAAGGAAGCATCCCGCTGTGGTAGACATCTATGAGTATGACATCCCCTTCGCCAAGCGCTACATCATAGACAGGGGCCTCGTCCCCATGGAGGGCAATGAAGAACTGAAGATGCTCGCCTTTGACATCGAGACGCTCTACCACGAGGGCGAGGAGTTCGGAACCGGGCCCATACTCATGATAAGCTACGCGGATGAGAACGAGGCGAGGGTTATAACCTGGAAAAAGATCGACCTGCCCTATGTTGACGTCGTCTCAACTGAGAAGGAGATGATAAAGCGCTTTTTGAGGGTTGTTAAGGAGAAGGATCCTGATGTTCTCATTACATACAACGGCGACAACTTCGACTTTTCATACCTCAAAAAACGTTGCGAAAAGCTTGGGATAAGCTTCACCCTCGGGCGGGACGGAAGCGAGCCGAGGATACACCGCATGGGCGACCGCTTCGCCGTGGAGGTCAAGGGGAGGATTCACTTTGACCTCTACCCGGTCATAAGGCGCACCATCAACCTGCCGACCTACACCCTTGAGGTCGTTTATGAGGCGGTCTTTGGCAAACCCAAGGAGAAGGTATACGCGGAGGAGATAACCCTTGCCTGGGAGAGCGGCGAGGGGCTTGAGCGCGTTGCGCGCTACTCTATGGAAGATGCAAAGGCAACCTATGAGCTCGGAAGGGAGTTCTTCCCGATGGAGGCCCAGCTTTCGAGGCTGATAGGCCAGAGCCTCTGGGACGTGTCGCGTTCCAGCACGGGCAATCTGGTTGAATGGTTCCTGCTGAGGACGGCCTATGAGAGAAACGAGCTGGTACCGAACAAGCCAGACGACAGGGAACTAGCGAGGAGAAGGAACAGCTACGCTGGCGGCTACGTTAAGGAGCCCGAGCGCGGACTATGGGAGAACATAGCTTATTTGGACTTCAGATGTCACCCTGCTGATACAAAAGTCATTGTAAAAGGACATGGACTCGTTAACATAAGCGAGGTCAGGGAAGGTGACTATGTCCTTGGAATCAACGGGTGGCAACGTGTCAGAAAAGTCTGGGAGTACAATTACAAAGGAGAGTTAATTAACATCAATGGACTCAGGTGCACTCCTAACCACAAGATACCAGTTGTCACTAAAAACGAGAGACAGACAAGGATAAGGGACAGTCTTGCTAAATCCTTTTTGACTCGTAAAGTTAAGGGACGGATAATTACAACCCCTATGTTCGAGAGGATAAGTAACTTTGAATCCACTCAGGTCAGTGAAGATGAAGTTCTGAAGGGAGAACTTGTGGGTATACTGCTTGCAGAGGGGACGTTGCTCAGAAAGGATTTTGACTTGTCACGCACCAAGAGGAGTATATCCCATCAATATCGGGTGGAGATAACGATTGGAAGCGAGGAGAAAGAGTTCCTCGACAGAATTGTCTACATTTTTGAGAAGCTCTTTGGGGTTACTCCTTCAATCACGAGGAAGGGGGGAACGAACGCGGTAAAAATCCAAGTGGCAAAGAAAAGGGTTTATCTTGAAATTGAAAAGCTGATGAACAACGTTGAGAATTTGCATGCTCCCTCAGTTGTTAGGGGTTTCTTTGAGGGTGATGGAACTGTTAACCGCGTTCGCAAGAGTATCGTCATTAGCCAGGGGACAAACAATGGGTGGAAGCTTGAGCTGATTTCAAAGCTCCTCAATAGGCTTGGAATCCCCTACAGTACTTACGAGTACCAATATACAGAGAATAGAAAGCGTCTCACAAGGCACATACTTGAGATAACAGGCAGGGATGGACTAATTCTCTTCCAGGTTCTCGCTGGATTCATTAGCTCTCACAAGAACGAGATGCTTCGGGAAGCTATCCAAAGTATAGAAATGAACAGACTCGAAAACAGCTCTTTTTATGAGCTCAGCGACTTCACCACGAAGAAGGAGTACTATGAGGGCAAGGTTTACGACCTGACTCTTGAGGGTAGCCCCTATTACTTTGCCAACGGAATACTGACCCACAATTCGCTGTACCCCTCTATCATAATCACACACAACGTCTCGCCGGATACTCTCAACAGAGAGGGCTGCAAGGAATATGATGTCGCCCCTAAGGTCGGCCACAAGTTCTGCAAGGATGTTCCCGGGTTCATCCCAAGTCTGCTCGGTGCTCTGCTTGACGAGAGGCAGAAGATAAAAAGGAAGATGAAGGCTACGATAGACCCCCTCGAGAAGAAGCTCCTTGATTACAGGCAACGGGCAATAAAAATCTTAGCGAATAGCATTCTACCCGATGAATGGGTTCCTTTGCTCATTGATGGAAGGCTCAAACTGACGAGAATCGGCGATTTTGTTGATAATGCGATGGATGAGGGGAACCCCCTAAAGAGCAATGAAACCGAGGTTCTCGAAGTTTGGGGAATAAATGCCATTTCTTTCAACAGAAAGACAAAGATATCCGAGGTAAGGCCCGTCAGAGCCCTTATACGGCACCGCTATCGCGGAAAAGTGTACAGAATAAAATTCTCCTCCGGCAGGAAAATCAAGGTCACGGAGGGGCACAGTCTTTTCACAGTCAAAAATGGGGAACTTGTGGAAGTTACCGGCGGGAAAGTAAAACCTGGGGACTTCATATCAGTTCCAAGGATGATTAACCTCCCGGAAAGGCATGAGAGGATAAACCTTGCCGATGTTCTCCTCAACCTTCCTGAGGAGGAAACCGCCGACGTCGTCTTAACTATACCCACCAGGGGGCGCAAGAACTTCTTTAGGGGCATGCTGAGAACCCTCCGCTGGATTTTTGAGGGAGAGAAAAGACCCAGAACGGCCCGAAGATACCTTGAACACCTCCAAAAGCTGGGCTATGTCAGACTCAAAAAATCGGCTACGAAGTTCTTGATGAGAAAGCTTTAA
- a CDS encoding HAD family hydrolase produces MKLASFDVWNTLLDLNVMLDAMAAELSKLMGVCILDVVEGMMFTRGRIKRMRAETAGDPQRTLEESQELLAELLGTEVEVVRRAAARAVLKVGDEIVLPGAKEALEGVKRKGLKVTVTGNVMFWPGSYTRLLLERFGLMKFVDKTFFADEVFAYKPMPEMFEKPLRAFGVEPSEAIHVGDTYTEDFKGALSAGMWAVWINPEAEEMKRIHERGFDVPSVEKILEVLEELGG; encoded by the coding sequence ATGAAGCTCGCCTCATTCGATGTCTGGAACACCCTCCTAGACCTCAACGTCATGCTCGATGCTATGGCCGCTGAGCTGTCCAAGCTCATGGGAGTATGCATACTCGACGTGGTGGAAGGCATGATGTTCACAAGGGGGAGGATAAAGCGCATGAGGGCAGAAACGGCAGGTGATCCTCAGAGGACCCTAGAGGAGAGCCAGGAACTTTTGGCGGAGCTCCTCGGAACAGAGGTCGAGGTCGTAAGGAGGGCAGCCGCGAGGGCGGTTCTTAAGGTCGGTGATGAAATCGTTCTGCCGGGGGCAAAGGAGGCGCTTGAGGGCGTCAAGAGGAAGGGCCTGAAGGTCACCGTTACGGGCAACGTGATGTTCTGGCCGGGCTCTTACACAAGGCTTCTGCTTGAGCGCTTCGGGCTGATGAAGTTCGTGGACAAGACCTTCTTTGCGGACGAGGTCTTCGCTTACAAGCCAATGCCCGAGATGTTCGAAAAGCCCCTTAGGGCCTTCGGAGTTGAGCCGAGTGAAGCGATACACGTAGGAGATACCTACACGGAGGACTTCAAAGGCGCGCTGAGCGCTGGAATGTGGGCGGTCTGGATTAATCCCGAGGCAGAGGAAATGAAGAGAATCCATGAGAGGGGCTTTGATGTGCCGAGCGTTGAGAAAATCCTGGAGGTGCTGGAGGAGTTGGGAGGTTAA
- a CDS encoding DUF2391 family protein, with product MMSESNADGMMKPRPEHLPTGERGKEMENKLDEIYASLEELHREIEEKKAPDRLGWDDIAQEIIGAVTFALPFLFTGELWEIAKDISVERSLVILIMTLTIAYLFIAKSRIGNLKKKSSSTSQKDFSR from the coding sequence ATGATGAGTGAATCCAATGCTGATGGGATGATGAAACCCCGACCTGAGCACTTACCAACGGGCGAAAGGGGAAAGGAAATGGAAAATAAGCTCGACGAGATATACGCCAGCCTTGAGGAGCTCCACAGGGAGATCGAAGAAAAGAAGGCACCCGACAGGCTCGGGTGGGACGACATAGCCCAGGAGATCATCGGAGCGGTAACCTTCGCCCTTCCATTCCTCTTCACCGGCGAACTTTGGGAAATCGCCAAGGACATATCCGTGGAGCGCTCCTTGGTGATCCTCATCATGACCCTGACCATTGCGTATCTCTTCATTGCGAAGTCCCGGATAGGCAACCTCAAAAAGAAGAGCTCTTCCACGTCCCAAAAAGACTTCTCACGGTGA
- a CDS encoding DUF3226 domain-containing protein, with amino-acid sequence MRIITGKRFEAFADENALIFQEYGKNRRELVEIVGSLTGDETVVTASLELIDLILSRFKSERHFLIYSDTGKTLTTREAYELRKYLEFDLRGGFTGGPSLASVLFVEGKTDAKFFKAVFKKLYEFKESREVPANLKFIERVFKRENFELLRNENGFLAVIPSEGNSGVIRNLGNFIRAMEVFEFSVDKIGVAIDVDDNRESAMASITGKLSLFYPEKTATGFRVGKTEVIPLIIGLPFEDELIEWKKPTVEDLMLHLIAREGLLERIRPALRTLNESLGRTLKPKEIMYLALSAYGHWGNLEGFYELFVMRSRFRNIKAVLREAGLMEGLFTLSGKDR; translated from the coding sequence ATGAGGATTATCACTGGAAAGAGATTTGAGGCCTTTGCAGATGAGAACGCACTGATTTTCCAGGAGTATGGAAAGAATAGAAGGGAGCTCGTTGAGATCGTTGGATCGCTCACAGGCGATGAGACGGTGGTAACAGCGAGCCTCGAGCTCATAGACCTGATACTCAGCAGGTTCAAGAGCGAGAGACATTTCCTTATTTACTCAGACACTGGAAAGACCCTAACCACAAGGGAGGCCTACGAACTGAGAAAATACCTCGAATTCGATCTCCGGGGTGGCTTTACCGGAGGACCATCCCTGGCGAGCGTCCTTTTCGTCGAGGGCAAAACCGACGCGAAGTTCTTCAAGGCCGTTTTTAAGAAGCTCTACGAGTTCAAAGAGAGCAGAGAAGTTCCAGCGAATCTAAAATTCATTGAGAGGGTCTTCAAGCGCGAGAACTTCGAGCTGTTGAGAAACGAAAATGGCTTTTTGGCAGTGATTCCGAGCGAGGGCAACTCGGGAGTCATCCGAAACCTGGGCAACTTTATCAGAGCGATGGAAGTCTTTGAATTCAGTGTTGACAAAATAGGAGTCGCCATAGATGTTGATGACAACAGAGAGAGTGCAATGGCCTCGATAACCGGGAAGCTCTCTCTGTTCTATCCAGAAAAAACAGCCACAGGTTTTAGGGTTGGGAAGACAGAGGTGATTCCCCTAATCATAGGCCTTCCCTTCGAGGACGAGCTAATCGAGTGGAAGAAGCCCACCGTTGAAGATTTAATGCTCCACCTCATAGCGCGGGAGGGACTTCTGGAGAGAATCAGACCGGCATTAAGAACCTTAAACGAGAGCCTGGGAAGGACGCTAAAGCCCAAAGAGATCATGTATCTGGCCCTCTCGGCCTACGGACACTGGGGCAACCTAGAAGGCTTTTACGAGCTCTTTGTCATGCGCTCCCGCTTCAGAAACATCAAGGCCGTCCTGAGAGAGGCGGGGCTTATGGAAGGGCTTTTCACCCTCTCGGGCAAGGACCGTTGA